A stretch of the Acidobacteriota bacterium genome encodes the following:
- a CDS encoding DUF6798 domain-containing protein has product MRQASQTFMRPPHDWRKVVLFHGTLGLYTLVAFLARGYEFGKEDQNLYLPFVLHWLDPSLFPNDYLLTLGYARESISWVAITGLAKFFPLEAIFFSLTTVLNYAVLLLTFRIARRLWASEEAGWIAAFLWIPAYSIPGVTCLSFDEYFTTRMIGAVFGLLALDGFLRPSQRTCVVSLFLGGLFHVVSILPVAVGVAVAHAWARRFRSGAWALAAAAGPAVVLWAVSTWSGARHDLLFRYSGSWLDVSRRTATEIFPQNWSVHTWLSIALVWAFFGLLVSTRIFRDSGEGNRRNILGVAAGVAGAEILGIAGGLSLIVLLVQLCLPRGLLYLVFLSAVLFAGAVIPMAKRGRLGALLAMWAVLLWMTGTPAAQVIACLLVVGHERASDLRRWLRERFLPDKIRVLAALTGLLALILFIQGAAFWANVDPWTWLPSWSPLAAALAGALTVLEGLRRLVGGNRWAPALLPLGFCAMLLLSPTRPVVALLMKSREVRGWYGGRIASHVVALAAESRKREIEVRAAEWTRREVPPEATVLVPPDWMRFRVESLRSSFVTYKDGVPSEFDSGYAAEWYARITAIRGLRWERGGWSRETSLPLSRTELLDLARKYRPIRLGYVWSEHPYDLPAKGRAGTFTLYALTDPSALSGRPDRAPP; this is encoded by the coding sequence ATGAGGCAGGCCTCACAGACCTTCATGCGTCCCCCGCACGATTGGAGAAAAGTCGTGCTCTTTCATGGGACCTTGGGGCTGTACACACTCGTGGCCTTTTTGGCGAGGGGGTACGAATTCGGAAAAGAGGATCAGAACCTGTACCTTCCGTTCGTCCTCCACTGGCTGGATCCCTCGCTTTTCCCAAACGACTACCTACTCACCTTGGGGTATGCGCGCGAGTCGATCTCCTGGGTTGCCATAACGGGCCTGGCCAAGTTCTTCCCCTTGGAAGCGATTTTCTTTTCCCTCACCACGGTCCTCAACTACGCGGTTCTTCTCCTCACCTTCCGAATTGCCCGACGGCTTTGGGCCTCCGAGGAGGCGGGGTGGATCGCGGCCTTTCTGTGGATACCCGCCTATTCCATTCCGGGAGTGACGTGCCTTTCCTTCGACGAGTACTTCACAACGAGAATGATCGGGGCCGTCTTCGGCCTGCTGGCTCTTGACGGTTTTCTCCGTCCGTCGCAGAGAACGTGTGTGGTCTCGCTGTTCCTGGGCGGGCTGTTTCACGTTGTCAGCATCCTGCCCGTGGCCGTCGGGGTTGCGGTGGCCCACGCCTGGGCCAGGCGGTTTCGCTCCGGCGCCTGGGCACTGGCTGCCGCTGCGGGGCCAGCCGTGGTGCTTTGGGCCGTCTCCACTTGGAGCGGGGCCCGGCACGATCTGCTGTTTCGATACTCCGGGTCCTGGCTCGACGTCTCCCGGCGCACCGCCACGGAGATCTTTCCTCAGAACTGGTCCGTCCACACCTGGCTTTCTATCGCTCTAGTCTGGGCCTTTTTTGGTCTTCTGGTCTCCACGCGAATCTTCCGCGATTCCGGGGAGGGGAACCGCCGGAATATCCTGGGCGTCGCCGCCGGGGTTGCCGGGGCGGAGATCCTCGGCATCGCAGGCGGGCTGTCGCTCATCGTCCTCCTCGTTCAGCTGTGCCTTCCGAGAGGCTTGCTTTACCTCGTGTTCCTTAGCGCGGTTCTCTTTGCGGGCGCTGTGATTCCGATGGCCAAGCGTGGACGTCTCGGGGCGCTCCTGGCCATGTGGGCGGTCCTTCTTTGGATGACAGGAACCCCGGCCGCTCAAGTCATCGCGTGCCTTCTCGTCGTCGGACACGAAAGGGCATCCGACCTGAGGCGCTGGCTCCGGGAGCGGTTTCTGCCTGACAAGATCCGAGTGTTGGCCGCTCTTACCGGTCTTCTGGCCCTCATTCTCTTCATTCAGGGAGCCGCCTTCTGGGCCAACGTGGACCCATGGACTTGGCTGCCGTCCTGGTCCCCCCTAGCCGCGGCTCTGGCCGGAGCGCTGACCGTCTTGGAGGGCCTGCGCAGACTCGTCGGTGGCAATCGTTGGGCCCCGGCCCTGCTCCCCCTGGGCTTTTGTGCGATGCTCCTCCTCTCCCCCACTCGGCCCGTGGTGGCCCTGCTGATGAAATCGAGGGAGGTTCGGGGGTGGTACGGCGGGCGCATCGCTTCCCACGTCGTAGCCCTGGCCGCGGAAAGCAGGAAACGAGAGATCGAGGTGCGGGCGGCCGAGTGGACGAGGCGAGAGGTACCTCCGGAGGCCACGGTTCTGGTGCCCCCGGACTGGATGCGATTCCGGGTGGAGTCCCTTCGGTCCTCGTTCGTGACCTACAAGGATGGAGTCCCCTCGGAATTCGATTCCGGTTATGCTGCGGAATGGTACGCTCGGATAACGGCGATCCGAGGCTTGCGTTGGGAGCGGGGAGGGTGGTCGAGGGAGACCTCCCTGCCCCTGTCCCGGACGGAGCTCCTCGATCTGGCCCGAAAATACCGGCCGATTCGGTTGGGTTACGTATGGAGCGAACACCCATATGACCTGCCCGCCAAAGGCCGGGCTGGAACCTTCACTCTGTACGCTCTGACCGACCCCTCCGCCCTTTCCGGCCGGCCCGATCGGGCTCCACCCTAG
- a CDS encoding YfhO family protein: protein MGQKDVRSGRTIWGVFCLLIGAAAVLYFLPFLAGGKTLPSFHWEPGRVTGIPEGGAAPSIHRNFPGKDNAPILVHYPNAAFAGSCLRDGRLPLWNPYVACGTPALGSGQVLPFSPFLWLFYVHSDPWTYTLGLLLGSLWCGWGGYLWLGRFGLASWPRAFGAVLWAFNPYTLRILTFSNVWAAWWFGWLLWAWDRCLDPRDRRWWLPSIMVAGTVYCGHPEEALLLAVGSGVYAMACWVASERSGRLSLRAWVARASGAVALAGILTAVHLLPVLAHLSESFTYKLTTPERWTRASLALESVLNPRSEVFVAPLFWGLAVVGLAGWSAAGAGRRLWPVLVLLVFSILILFRPLPWSFLMGPLTLGGILPGLYARGLFWFSTSALVAIGAGKLWEAAREHRRASVRQLLLGGLAFAGLCWAAYLDGSMVHVLLRPDVLVLQGVLMGVLASGVLLKPERLKAGVLTLGLAVAAVSPLVCHSPGFRYYDAFGAGSPPSSLPGLGGGGSEENHARIWAGGPDYWRAPDLSPNLASLWKARDVRLVDVLVLRRYMRIETALSGPRPEPASTWFRFHGAAPGDLGLLGVDRIAQSEGRNSGRFRWIPVERPLPRAFLVQSIVPASDEEDSLRKWSKLRSSGALHGMAVVEGWSGGRAGPTEATFESINWICDRDDRVELAVTSPSPAVLVLLDTYASGWKATVNGASARIYPANVAFRAVEVPEGKSRIVFFYRPRSVYAGLTISLFGWMAVAVLAWRRRRRG from the coding sequence GTGGGTCAAAAAGACGTGAGGTCCGGTCGGACGATCTGGGGCGTCTTCTGTCTCCTAATCGGGGCGGCGGCCGTCCTGTACTTTCTTCCGTTCTTGGCCGGCGGGAAAACCCTCCCTTCCTTCCACTGGGAGCCGGGGAGGGTCACGGGCATTCCGGAGGGAGGGGCGGCTCCTTCCATCCACCGGAATTTCCCGGGCAAGGACAACGCGCCGATTCTCGTCCACTACCCGAACGCCGCCTTCGCCGGTTCCTGTCTTCGGGACGGCCGTCTACCACTGTGGAACCCCTACGTGGCATGCGGAACGCCCGCCCTGGGTTCAGGGCAGGTGCTGCCCTTCTCCCCCTTCCTCTGGTTGTTTTACGTTCACTCCGATCCCTGGACCTATACCCTCGGCCTGCTCTTGGGAAGCCTTTGGTGCGGGTGGGGAGGCTACCTCTGGCTGGGGCGATTCGGCCTGGCCTCATGGCCGAGAGCCTTCGGCGCCGTCCTGTGGGCCTTCAACCCCTACACCCTCCGCATCCTGACTTTCAGCAACGTGTGGGCGGCCTGGTGGTTCGGTTGGCTTCTTTGGGCCTGGGACCGGTGCCTCGACCCGAGGGATCGAAGATGGTGGCTGCCGTCGATCATGGTTGCGGGGACGGTCTACTGCGGCCATCCGGAGGAGGCTCTCCTTCTTGCGGTCGGATCGGGCGTGTACGCAATGGCGTGCTGGGTTGCGTCCGAAAGGTCCGGGCGTCTCTCCCTAAGGGCTTGGGTGGCTCGCGCCTCGGGCGCTGTGGCCCTGGCAGGGATCCTTACGGCCGTTCACCTCCTGCCCGTGCTTGCCCACCTGTCCGAATCCTTTACATACAAATTGACCACCCCCGAACGGTGGACTCGGGCAAGCCTCGCCTTGGAAAGTGTGCTAAACCCCCGTTCGGAGGTCTTTGTGGCCCCTCTCTTCTGGGGGCTTGCGGTGGTGGGGCTGGCGGGTTGGAGTGCCGCTGGAGCGGGGAGAAGGCTCTGGCCTGTCCTGGTTCTTCTCGTTTTTTCCATTCTCATTCTGTTTCGTCCCCTTCCCTGGTCCTTTCTTATGGGACCCCTCACCCTGGGGGGCATCCTCCCCGGACTCTACGCACGAGGCCTCTTCTGGTTTTCGACGTCGGCTCTCGTCGCCATCGGAGCGGGCAAGCTTTGGGAAGCCGCAAGGGAGCACCGGCGGGCGTCCGTGCGCCAGCTCTTGCTTGGAGGGCTGGCCTTTGCCGGGCTTTGCTGGGCGGCCTATCTGGACGGCTCCATGGTCCACGTCCTCCTTCGCCCCGACGTGCTCGTTCTCCAGGGAGTATTGATGGGGGTGCTCGCCTCCGGCGTATTGCTGAAGCCCGAGCGCCTCAAAGCGGGGGTCCTCACATTGGGTTTGGCCGTGGCGGCCGTCTCCCCCCTCGTGTGCCACTCGCCTGGATTTCGCTATTACGATGCCTTCGGCGCGGGTAGCCCCCCTTCGTCGCTCCCAGGCTTGGGAGGTGGGGGTTCCGAGGAGAACCACGCGAGGATATGGGCAGGAGGGCCCGATTATTGGCGTGCACCCGACCTCTCCCCCAACCTGGCCAGCCTGTGGAAAGCGCGAGATGTCCGCCTGGTAGATGTTCTGGTCCTGCGGCGCTACATGCGCATCGAGACGGCCCTCTCCGGCCCCCGACCCGAACCGGCTTCGACTTGGTTCCGGTTTCATGGGGCCGCTCCGGGGGATCTGGGCCTGCTTGGCGTGGACCGGATCGCCCAATCCGAGGGCCGAAACTCCGGCCGTTTTCGCTGGATCCCTGTGGAGCGGCCTCTCCCTCGTGCGTTCCTGGTTCAGAGCATCGTTCCGGCCTCGGACGAGGAGGATTCCCTCCGGAAATGGTCCAAGCTCCGATCCTCGGGTGCCTTACACGGCATGGCCGTGGTGGAGGGGTGGTCGGGTGGAAGGGCGGGGCCAACGGAAGCCACCTTTGAAAGCATAAATTGGATTTGCGACCGGGACGACCGGGTGGAGCTGGCCGTCACGTCCCCATCGCCGGCGGTCCTCGTCCTGCTGGATACTTACGCCTCCGGCTGGAAGGCCACAGTGAACGGCGCCTCCGCCCGGATCTACCCGGCCAACGTGGCCTTCCGCGCCGTCGAAGTGCCTGAGGGAAAGTCGCGAATTGTGTTCTTCTACCGGCCCCGGTCCGTGTACGCCGGGCTTACGATCAGCCTCTTCGGTTGGATGGCTGTGGCTGTCTTGGCGTGGCGTCGTAGGAGGCGAGGTTGA
- a CDS encoding YfhO family protein gives MRQERTQLPGEGTSARDWGLAVFLLLAVWLYFFAPVFVFRLNYMGFHVLPDPTLLGLPAEQRAPTAITRFPNQDASLLWIHWPAYHFLAQEFNKGRFPLWNPSVGCGTPAVADPQSKPYDVFMAPFFYSPSANTFWIGVSLKALAGLLGLFLFFRYAGGRPVLAAAWACLSAFNPWTLQAMYLSNGWADWFLGWGLFLAHRAARSGPPHAWWPALGCAFAVFSGHPEEALLVSGITALAYACFLLETGLRIPSVLVRLGLFSLFLGGLTAVHTFPFLAELTRWDSYKVFWKGIGGLFYADLFNPRSTAWVHPILWGLAFAAVERRTRGWVAGALLLLTGGFVQFQGGPLDMVRAAGALGGQMVARYAQILFWAGLLWLSFQGARLMIASQASERFRNVRAIAYGLLLYFGGSWAFYVNGSIFWPALFPPLHYLIAAQSALLLGGLALAPRGAFLRIVSLTSLAAIPLVVPFTPHSFLSPLEPSVDPPTSVAYLAKHVPDHGRFSGATFEGTRFNAPLSPNLAPVWDLTDLRSNGPYRTPALFNLNLEWDKSEPSCTVLAFNRPSADFLRWVSVSHLAVPHGTPLRRGFFLAQSGEPLDVWGVESPLPRARILMDWVNVESLDQAGAFFRRSLLDGSSDKRVAVEGGPPPPPARGDSAPFLTWLLDEPDRLLFQARTEGDSLLVLSDAYHPGWRVWIDGVPSEILRCNGVFRAVQLPPGAHEVLFRFESPAHRAGVWTALLTLLIGTSLLAVRRLLSSSGGGRGAA, from the coding sequence GTGAGGCAAGAAAGGACCCAACTGCCGGGCGAAGGCACGTCAGCGCGGGATTGGGGTCTTGCCGTTTTTCTGCTCCTCGCGGTCTGGCTTTATTTCTTCGCGCCCGTTTTTGTGTTCCGCCTGAATTACATGGGGTTCCACGTCCTTCCCGACCCGACCCTGCTCGGGCTCCCCGCGGAACAGCGCGCTCCCACCGCGATCACCCGATTCCCGAATCAAGACGCATCCCTCCTCTGGATTCACTGGCCTGCCTATCACTTTCTCGCGCAGGAATTCAACAAAGGCCGCTTTCCCCTCTGGAATCCCTCCGTCGGATGCGGTACCCCCGCCGTCGCTGACCCGCAAAGCAAGCCCTATGACGTATTCATGGCCCCCTTCTTCTACTCGCCATCCGCGAACACTTTCTGGATCGGCGTTTCCCTGAAGGCTCTGGCTGGTCTTCTGGGGCTTTTCCTCTTCTTCCGGTATGCAGGCGGGAGGCCCGTGCTGGCGGCGGCGTGGGCTTGCCTCTCCGCCTTCAACCCCTGGACCCTTCAAGCCATGTATCTTTCCAACGGCTGGGCCGATTGGTTCTTGGGGTGGGGCCTCTTCCTGGCGCACCGGGCGGCCAGGAGTGGACCTCCACACGCCTGGTGGCCTGCCCTGGGGTGCGCCTTCGCGGTCTTCTCCGGACATCCCGAGGAGGCACTCCTGGTTTCCGGAATCACCGCCCTCGCCTATGCCTGTTTTCTGCTTGAAACGGGCCTTCGGATCCCTTCGGTACTGGTGCGCCTGGGTCTCTTTTCGCTTTTCCTCGGAGGCCTCACGGCGGTTCACACCTTTCCCTTCCTGGCCGAATTGACCCGCTGGGACAGCTACAAAGTGTTCTGGAAAGGCATCGGAGGACTCTTCTACGCCGATCTGTTCAACCCCCGCTCGACCGCCTGGGTGCATCCGATCCTGTGGGGTCTTGCCTTCGCCGCTGTGGAGCGGAGGACCCGAGGATGGGTAGCGGGAGCGCTCCTCCTCCTGACGGGGGGGTTCGTCCAGTTTCAGGGGGGGCCGCTGGACATGGTCCGTGCGGCTGGGGCGCTGGGCGGCCAAATGGTGGCCCGATACGCTCAGATCCTCTTCTGGGCGGGCCTGCTTTGGCTGAGTTTCCAGGGAGCCCGGTTGATGATCGCCTCCCAGGCCAGTGAACGCTTTCGGAATGTCCGTGCCATCGCATACGGACTTCTCTTGTACTTTGGCGGATCCTGGGCCTTTTATGTGAACGGGTCCATCTTTTGGCCGGCGCTGTTTCCCCCCCTCCACTACCTGATCGCCGCCCAGTCCGCGCTGCTCTTGGGCGGCCTCGCACTCGCTCCCCGCGGGGCTTTCCTTCGAATAGTCTCCCTGACCTCCCTGGCGGCGATTCCCCTGGTTGTGCCGTTCACTCCGCACTCCTTCCTCTCGCCTCTTGAGCCGTCCGTGGATCCGCCGACGAGCGTCGCCTACCTTGCGAAACACGTGCCGGACCACGGTCGCTTCTCGGGGGCCACCTTCGAAGGAACTCGGTTCAACGCCCCCCTGAGCCCCAATCTCGCCCCCGTATGGGACCTCACGGACCTTCGGTCGAACGGACCGTACCGCACGCCCGCTCTCTTCAATCTCAATCTTGAGTGGGACAAATCGGAACCGTCCTGCACGGTGCTGGCGTTCAACCGCCCGAGCGCGGATTTCCTGCGCTGGGTTTCCGTCTCCCATCTGGCGGTTCCCCACGGGACCCCTCTCCGAAGAGGCTTTTTCCTGGCACAATCCGGCGAACCCCTCGATGTTTGGGGCGTGGAATCCCCCCTGCCGAGGGCCCGAATCCTCATGGACTGGGTGAACGTCGAGAGCCTTGACCAGGCCGGCGCTTTTTTCCGCAGGAGTCTCCTGGACGGATCCTCGGACAAAAGGGTGGCCGTGGAGGGAGGGCCTCCCCCGCCCCCCGCCCGTGGGGATTCGGCACCTTTCCTGACCTGGCTCCTCGACGAACCTGACCGGCTGCTGTTCCAGGCGCGAACGGAAGGAGATTCCCTGCTGGTCTTGTCCGACGCCTATCACCCTGGATGGAGGGTCTGGATCGACGGCGTGCCCTCCGAAATCCTGCGGTGCAACGGGGTCTTTCGTGCCGTGCAGCTCCCGCCAGGCGCCCACGAGGTTCTTTTCCGCTTCGAGAGCCCGGCGCACAGGGCGGGCGTGTGGACCGCCCTCCTTACACTTCTGATCGGGACGAGCCTCCTCGCGGTCCGCCGACTCCTCTCCTCTTCGGGCGGAGGGCGCGGGGCGGCCTAG